The Biomphalaria glabrata chromosome 13, xgBioGlab47.1, whole genome shotgun sequence sequence AAAAGTGCCCAGAAGGTAGTTATATGGATGAATTTAATCATAATCATTCGGCTTGTAAACCCTGCACACAAGCGAATGAAGATGAAGTTGAGGAACAGAGATGCAACGGAACCCACAACTCAGTCCTTATTTGTAAGAAGGGGAAATTCAACAGGAATGGACCCACTCTACTCTGCCAGCCATGTACCAAATGCGAAGACGAAAGTATGCATGAAGTCAAGAAATGCCATGACACCAGTGATGCGATATGCTGCCCTGAACCGGAAATGGTGCTAGAAGTTAATAATGGTAGCAGTTCTTGTAGCCATCCGTCTAATGATAAAAACTACTGTTGCGTATTGAGGGCAACTGTAGCTACCAAAAAAGATGTGTCTGAGCCCAAACCTGAaggtaaattaaaataatacacTAATCTATTTTATATTAACAAACAAATTCCCGTTAGAtctagcggttctcaacctttttagctcggcgacccctaaTACGATTCCTCATTAGGCGGCGACCACCAACCATAA is a genomic window containing:
- the LOC129922340 gene encoding tumor necrosis factor receptor superfamily member 10C-like codes for the protein MATLRISHVGIYALTLFMTILPVCLAICQPGQFLSANVCQKCPEGSYMDEFNHNHSACKPCTQANEDEVEEQRCNGTHNSVLICKKGKFNRNGPTLLCQPCTKCEDESMHEVKKCHDTSDAICCPEPEMVLEVNNGSSSCSHPSNDKNYCCVLRATVATKKDVSEPKPEELSIEKIPRSTGTLSGTKSGAVSDDVNSSSTLDVGAINGIASLVVLVILALVVIFILKRRRRYCHC